One window of the Salminus brasiliensis chromosome 1, fSalBra1.hap2, whole genome shotgun sequence genome contains the following:
- the LOC140572692 gene encoding gamma-crystallin M2-like — translation MMGKIVFYEDRNFMGRSWECSSDCSDMSSYMSRCHSFRVMSGCWMFYDQPNYMGHQYFFRKGEYSDYMSMWGSTNCVRSCRMIPRYSGSYRMRAYERDNYMGQMMEMTDDCDNFMSRYQWSHGCMSCHVMDGHWLMYEHPNYMGRMWYFGPGHYRSFRDWGNMRFMSMRRIMDSWY, via the exons ATGATGGGCAAG ATCGTCTTCTACGAGGACAGGAACTTCATGGGACGTTCCTGGGAATGCAGCAGCGACTGCTCCGACATGTCCTCCTACATGAGCCGCTGCCACTCCTTCAGGGTGATGAGCGGCTGCTGGATGTTCTACGACCAGCCCAACTACATGGGTCACCAGTACTTCTTCAGGAAGGGCGAGTACAGTGACTACATGAGCATGTGGGGATCAACCAACTGCGTCAGGTCTTGCCGCATGATCCCCAGG TACAGCGGATCCTACAGAATGAGGGCCTACGAGAGGGATAACTACATGGGCCAGATGATGGAGATGACTGATGACTGTGACAACTTCATGAGCCGCTACCAGTGGTCTCACGGCTGCATGTCCTGCCACGTGATGGACGGCCACTGGCTCATGTACGAGCATCCCAACTACATGGGCAGAATGTGGTACTTCGGACCTGGACACTACAGGAGCTTCAGGGACTGGGGCAACATGAGGTTCATGAGCATGAGACGTATCATGGACTCCTGGTACTAA
- the LOC140571901 gene encoding gamma-crystallin M2-like — translation MMGKIVFYEDRNFMGRSWECSSDCSDMSSYMSRCHSFRVMSGCWMFYDQPNYMGHQYFFRRGEYSDYMSMWGSTNWVRSCRMIPRYSGSYRMRAYERDNYMGQMMEMTDDCDNFMDRYHWSHGCMSCHVMDGHWLMYEHPNYMGRMWYFGPGHYRSFRDYGNMRFMSMRRIMDSWY, via the exons ATGATGGGCAAG ATCGTCTTCTACGAGGACAGGAACTTTATGGGACGTTCCTGGGAATGCAGCAGTGACTGCTCCGACATGTCCTCCTACATGAGCCGCTGCCACTCCTTCAGGGTGATGAGCGGCTGCTGGATGTTCTATGACCAGCCCAACTACATGGGTCACCAGTACTTCTTCAGGAGGGGCGAGTACAGTGACTACATGAGCATGTGGGGATCAACCAACTGGGTCAGGTCTTGCCGCATGATCCCCAGG TACAGCGGATCCTACAGAATGAGGGCTTATGAGAGGGATAACTACATGGGCCAGATGATGGAGATGACTGACGACTGCGACAACTTCATGGACCGCTACCACTGGTCTCACGGCTGCATGTCCTGCCACGTGATGGACGGCCACTGGCTCATGTACGAGCATCCCAACTACATGGGCAGGATGTGGTACTTTGGACCTGGACACTACAGGAGCTTCAGGGACTATGGCAACATGAGGTTCATGAGCATGAGGCGCATTATGGACTCCTGGTACTAA
- the LOC140571917 gene encoding gamma-crystallin M2-like, with the protein MMGKIVFYEDRNFMGRSWECSSDCSDMSSYMSRCHSFRVMSGCWMFYDQPNYMGHQYFFKRGEYGDYMSMWGCNNWVRSCRMIPRYSGSHRMRVYERDNYMGQMMEMTDDCDNFMSRYQWSHGCMSCHVMDGHWLMYEHPNYMGRMWYFGPGHYRSFRDWGNMRFMSMRRVMDSWY; encoded by the exons ATGATGGGCAAG ATCGTCTTCTACGAGGACAGGAACTTCATGGGACGTTCCTGGGAATGCAGCAGCGACTGCTCCGACATGTCCTCCTACATGAGCCGCTGCCACTCCTTCAGGGTGATGAGCGGCTGCTGGATGTTCTACGACCAGCCCAACTACATGGGCCACCAGTACTTCTTCAAAAGGGGCGAGTACGGTGACTACATGAGCATGTGGGGATGTAACAACTGGGTCAGGTCTTGCCGCATGATCCCCAGG TACAGTGGATCCCACAGAATGAGGGTCTACGAGAGGGATAACTACATGGGCCAGATGATGGAGATGACTGACGACTGCGACAACTTTATGAGCCGCTACCAGTGGTCCCATGGCTGCATGTCCTGCCATGTGATGGACGGTCACTGGCTCATGTACGAGCATCCTAACTACATGGGCAGGATGTGGTACTTCGGACCTGGACACTACAGGAGCTTCAGGGACTGGGGCAACATGAGGTTCATGAGCATGAGGCGTGTCATGGACTCCTGGTACTAA